In the Arthrobacter sp. 31Y genome, one interval contains:
- a CDS encoding L-talarate/galactarate dehydratase gives MSTVDLIRHVKLSTARLPLTVPISDAKVFTGRQKPMTEVVFLFAEITTEQGHSGIGFSYSKRAGGPAQYAHAKEVAEGIIGEDPNDIGKIYTKLLWAGASVGRSGVATQALAAIDIALYDLKAKRAGLPLAKLLGSYRDSVQTYNTSGGFLNATLDEVKERATQSINDGIGGIKIKVGLPDSKEDLRRVAGVREHIGWDVPLMVDANQQWDRATALRMGRQLEEFNLIWIEEPLDAYDFEGHAHLAQVLDTPIATGEMLASVAEHKGLINANSCDIIQPDAPRVGGITQFLRLAALADERGLGLAPHFAMEIHLHLAAAYPREPWVEHFDWLDPLFEERLETKNGRMIVPDRPGLGVTLSEQARAWTTESVEFGA, from the coding sequence ATGAGCACCGTAGATCTGATTCGCCACGTCAAGCTGTCCACGGCACGCTTGCCCCTCACCGTACCCATCAGCGATGCCAAAGTCTTCACAGGTCGGCAGAAGCCCATGACCGAAGTGGTGTTCCTGTTCGCCGAGATCACCACGGAACAGGGCCACAGCGGCATCGGCTTCAGCTACTCCAAGCGCGCTGGCGGCCCCGCACAGTATGCCCACGCCAAAGAGGTCGCAGAGGGCATCATCGGCGAGGACCCCAACGACATCGGCAAGATCTACACCAAGCTTCTCTGGGCTGGTGCCTCGGTAGGCCGTTCGGGTGTGGCTACACAGGCTCTGGCAGCCATCGACATCGCGCTTTACGACCTCAAAGCCAAGCGCGCCGGACTCCCCCTGGCCAAGCTGCTGGGCTCCTACCGCGATTCGGTTCAGACCTACAACACCTCCGGCGGCTTCCTCAACGCCACGCTGGACGAGGTTAAGGAACGCGCAACCCAATCCATCAACGATGGCATCGGCGGCATCAAGATCAAGGTAGGCCTGCCCGACTCCAAGGAGGACCTGCGCCGGGTCGCCGGAGTCCGCGAACACATCGGCTGGGACGTCCCGCTCATGGTGGACGCCAACCAGCAATGGGACCGGGCCACCGCGCTGCGCATGGGCCGGCAACTGGAGGAATTCAACCTCATCTGGATCGAAGAACCGCTGGATGCCTACGACTTCGAGGGCCACGCTCACCTGGCCCAGGTCCTGGACACGCCCATCGCCACGGGTGAGATGCTCGCGTCCGTCGCGGAACACAAGGGCCTCATCAACGCCAATAGCTGCGACATCATTCAGCCTGACGCACCCCGGGTTGGCGGCATCACCCAGTTCCTGCGCCTCGCGGCATTGGCGGATGAACGCGGGCTTGGGCTGGCGCCGCACTTCGCCATGGAAATCCACCTCCACTTGGCCGCCGCATACCCGCGCGAGCCCTGGGTGGAGCACTTCGACTGGTTGGACCCGCTGTTCGAGGAGCGCCTCGAAACCAAGAACGGCCGCATGATCGTTCCGGACCGTCCCGGACTGGGCGTCACCCTCAGTGAGCAGGCCCGCGCCTGGACCACCGAATCCGTGGAGTTCGGCGCGTAA
- a CDS encoding universal stress protein — MRYVVGYTANARGHDAVHLAVALARNHDVSLDLVLVIPEDSPFNAVYPPEAGYNDILNEQAQRWLDEGLALVPDDVTARAHIRRGDSEAQTLIDAAVEMDAAALVIGATNSGLLKRFTIGSVASSLLHSSPVPVALAPHGYHRTEPITRLSCGFGTRAGADELLDVAVETARDRGLPLRLVSLLALDGGNSPGLADAAWVRAADRLAAVGSSHDAAGSPDAADAGDSAGSDAADVPEPEIVVAQGRTIEEAVDRLDWEDGEILLIGSSRLAQHRATFLGSTANRILRALPVPMIVVPRDYTRQSA; from the coding sequence ATGCGCTACGTAGTGGGCTACACCGCCAACGCGAGGGGGCACGACGCCGTTCACCTCGCCGTCGCGCTGGCCCGGAACCACGATGTCAGCCTGGACCTGGTCCTGGTGATCCCGGAAGATTCCCCGTTCAATGCCGTCTACCCACCCGAGGCCGGATACAACGACATCCTCAACGAGCAGGCACAGCGTTGGCTGGACGAGGGCCTGGCTCTGGTCCCGGACGACGTCACCGCCCGCGCACACATCCGCCGCGGCGATTCCGAAGCGCAAACGCTGATCGACGCCGCCGTGGAAATGGATGCTGCGGCATTGGTCATCGGTGCCACCAACAGCGGCCTCCTCAAGCGCTTCACCATCGGCTCGGTGGCGAGTTCGCTGCTCCACTCTTCGCCCGTTCCGGTCGCTTTGGCGCCCCACGGCTACCACCGCACCGAGCCGATCACGCGCTTGAGCTGCGGTTTCGGGACCCGCGCCGGCGCTGATGAACTGCTCGACGTCGCAGTCGAAACCGCGCGCGATCGCGGCCTTCCGCTCCGGCTCGTCTCCCTGTTGGCGCTCGACGGCGGTAACTCGCCCGGGTTGGCCGACGCCGCCTGGGTTCGGGCCGCCGACCGTCTTGCCGCCGTCGGGAGTTCGCACGACGCCGCCGGTTCCCCTGACGCCGCTGACGCCGGCGACTCCGCCGGTTCTGACGCCGCCGATGTGCCGGAACCGGAGATCGTGGTAGCGCAGGGCCGCACCATCGAAGAAGCCGTTGACCGACTCGACTGGGAAGACGGCGAAATCCTGCTGATCGGCTCCAGCCGCCTGGCCCAGCACCGGGCCACCTTCCTGGGCAGCACCGCCAACCGGATCCTGCGTGCCCTGCCCGTTCCCATGATCGTGGTACCCCGCGACTACACGCGCCAAAGCGCCTAG
- a CDS encoding TetR/AcrR family transcriptional regulator, with product MLGTQAAERPPMPAPTPAPSALPAGPPAAVGARRRAGRPTAAILDQDGITTAALELISNKGYDGLTMAALARSLGVAPSALYNHVASKDDVLLLVEDHLAAMVDVTAFGVEPWDAAVRRWAWSYRDVFSEHTPLIPVIAVLPVANAPKTLAMYEAVTAGFRDAGFPDEKIISAIVALEAFVFGAAYDVTAPEDIFDAGSLAEQVPNFTAAVDRLALENHPRPTDVAFSLGLEALITGFGALRG from the coding sequence ATGCTGGGGACACAGGCAGCAGAAAGGCCTCCGATGCCCGCACCGACCCCCGCTCCTTCCGCCCTCCCGGCCGGCCCACCCGCCGCAGTTGGGGCCAGGCGCCGCGCCGGTCGGCCGACGGCTGCGATCCTGGATCAGGACGGCATTACGACGGCGGCGCTTGAGTTGATCAGCAACAAGGGTTACGACGGACTCACCATGGCCGCCCTGGCACGCTCCCTCGGCGTCGCGCCTTCAGCTCTTTACAACCATGTGGCCTCCAAAGATGACGTCCTGCTGCTGGTGGAGGACCACTTGGCAGCGATGGTGGATGTAACTGCTTTTGGGGTGGAGCCGTGGGATGCCGCTGTGCGCCGCTGGGCCTGGTCCTACCGCGACGTTTTCTCGGAGCATACGCCGCTCATCCCCGTCATTGCAGTACTTCCAGTGGCGAATGCTCCGAAAACCCTCGCCATGTACGAGGCCGTGACGGCCGGCTTCCGCGACGCCGGGTTCCCGGACGAGAAGATCATCTCCGCGATCGTGGCGCTGGAGGCTTTTGTCTTCGGGGCTGCTTACGACGTCACCGCACCTGAGGACATCTTCGACGCCGGCAGCCTCGCCGAGCAGGTCCCCAACTTCACCGCCGCTGTGGACAGGCTGGCTCTCGAGAATCACCCGCGGCCGACGGACGTTGCTTTTAGCTTGGGGCTTGAGGCGCTGATTACGGGGTTTGGGGCGCTGCGGGGGTAG
- a CDS encoding GntR family transcriptional regulator, which produces MAGADQEKSEHAGIDGARARVRMKVPSVAERVAEELRYQLAEGFLVPGAKLTEATIAEDLGVSRNTVREAFAELAGERLLLRQPNKGVFVATLEAGDIHDVYTVRRAIEVSSIRAGGSPDRIAAVRAAVEEGKRAAEANDNEGLGSANQHFHGAIVALAESNRLNTIMAQILAEMRLYFHKATMNAHFYSDWLKENEQICSALEAGELQHAGDLLLAYLNRSEQQQSAIHGE; this is translated from the coding sequence ATGGCCGGTGCAGATCAGGAAAAAAGCGAACACGCTGGCATTGATGGTGCGCGGGCCAGGGTCCGGATGAAAGTTCCGTCCGTAGCCGAGAGAGTCGCGGAGGAGCTGCGCTACCAACTGGCCGAAGGATTCCTGGTCCCGGGCGCCAAACTCACCGAAGCCACCATTGCCGAGGATCTGGGCGTTTCCCGGAACACCGTCCGCGAAGCTTTCGCCGAGCTGGCCGGTGAACGGCTACTCCTCCGCCAGCCCAATAAGGGCGTCTTTGTGGCCACCCTTGAAGCAGGCGACATCCACGACGTCTACACGGTTCGCCGCGCAATCGAGGTCAGCTCCATCCGCGCTGGTGGCTCGCCGGACCGCATTGCCGCCGTCAGGGCCGCCGTCGAGGAAGGCAAGCGTGCAGCAGAAGCCAACGACAACGAAGGCCTGGGCAGCGCAAACCAGCATTTCCACGGTGCAATCGTGGCCTTGGCCGAGAGCAACCGGTTGAACACGATCATGGCGCAGATCCTGGCCGAGATGCGGCTCTACTTCCACAAAGCCACCATGAACGCACACTTCTACAGCGACTGGTTGAAGGAAAATGAGCAGATCTGCTCAGCCTTGGAAGCGGGAGAGCTCCAGCACGCCGGGGACCTTCTCCTTGCCTACCTCAACCGCTCAGAGCAGCAGCAAAGCGCTATCCACGGCGAGTAA
- a CDS encoding response regulator transcription factor, translated as MNDLDVPPRIRLLIADDEHLIRGALEALLGLEPDIEVVASADNGVTAAELALEFQPDICLLDLEMPGMDGVEASARILATVKTRVIIVTRHARPGVLRRALASKVSGFVPKSTPAEDLAHVIRDVAGGKRYIDPEIAATALAAERCPLTDRELDALRYSRSTSSVSQVAEQLRLAPGTVRNYLSSAMMKLGAASRHEAAEKAWQQGWI; from the coding sequence ATGAATGATCTTGATGTCCCGCCGCGCATCCGTCTGCTGATAGCCGACGACGAACATCTCATCCGCGGAGCCCTGGAAGCGCTTTTGGGGCTCGAGCCGGACATCGAGGTGGTTGCCAGCGCCGACAACGGTGTCACCGCCGCAGAGTTGGCACTGGAGTTTCAGCCGGACATCTGTCTCTTGGATTTGGAAATGCCCGGAATGGATGGAGTCGAAGCGTCGGCCCGAATTCTGGCAACAGTCAAAACACGAGTCATTATCGTCACGCGCCATGCCCGACCTGGGGTGTTACGCAGGGCATTAGCCTCGAAGGTTTCGGGGTTCGTCCCCAAGTCCACCCCCGCTGAAGACCTGGCCCATGTCATCCGGGACGTGGCCGGCGGCAAACGGTATATCGACCCTGAGATTGCCGCTACGGCCCTGGCTGCCGAGCGTTGCCCGCTCACTGACCGCGAGTTGGACGCTCTGAGGTACAGCCGATCGACCTCCAGCGTTTCGCAGGTTGCCGAACAATTGCGGCTCGCTCCAGGCACCGTGCGCAATTACCTATCCTCCGCCATGATGAAACTCGGTGCCGCTTCTCGGCACGAAGCCGCTGAGAAGGCATGGCAGCAAGGCTGGATCTAG
- a CDS encoding APC family permease gives MSTAPKTVQSKETPVLSEKGLKAGSVGLIGAVVIGVSCIAPAYTLTAALGPTVSEVGVHLPAIFLVGFIPMLLVALGYRELNNAMPDAGTSFTWATRAFGPWIGWMGGWGLIAATIIVLSNLAAVAVDFFYLMLAQIFSNPELGELSKILPLNIATTLVFIALACWISYRGMETTKGVQYVLVAFQLLVLGWFAVSAFAHVANGTAFDATTISPDWFNPFAVDSFSQFAAGVSLSIFIYWGWDVTLTMNEETKNPEKTPGRAATITVLVIVIIYMTVALATLSFAGVGETGLGAGNPENQSSIFAVLAGPVMGPFAILMSLAILSSSAASLQSTFVSPARTMLAMGHYRAISPKFGKISPTYKSPSFATIAAAIAAAAFYVITRTVSENALWDTITALGMMICFYYGITALACVWFFRASAFSGVRPFFFKFLAPLVGGVILLVMFVKTAMDSMDPEYGSGSSVGGVGLVFVLGMGVILLGVVVMLVMYRLRPEFFKGKVL, from the coding sequence ATGTCAACTGCACCAAAGACGGTCCAGTCGAAAGAAACGCCAGTCCTGAGTGAAAAGGGACTGAAAGCGGGATCGGTGGGCCTGATCGGCGCCGTCGTGATCGGCGTTTCCTGCATCGCACCCGCCTACACGCTCACTGCGGCCCTTGGCCCCACCGTGTCTGAGGTAGGAGTGCACCTTCCCGCCATCTTCCTGGTGGGCTTCATCCCGATGCTGTTGGTGGCGCTCGGCTACCGCGAGCTCAACAACGCAATGCCCGACGCCGGAACCTCCTTCACGTGGGCGACGCGCGCCTTCGGTCCGTGGATCGGTTGGATGGGTGGCTGGGGGCTGATCGCGGCAACCATCATCGTGCTATCCAACCTCGCCGCCGTCGCCGTGGACTTCTTCTACCTGATGCTGGCGCAGATTTTCAGCAACCCGGAATTGGGCGAGCTCAGCAAGATCCTTCCGCTGAACATCGCCACCACGCTGGTGTTCATTGCCTTGGCCTGTTGGATCTCATACCGAGGCATGGAAACCACCAAGGGCGTGCAATACGTGCTGGTGGCCTTCCAGTTGCTGGTTCTGGGCTGGTTCGCGGTCTCCGCATTCGCGCACGTGGCGAACGGCACAGCCTTTGACGCCACCACTATTTCGCCCGACTGGTTCAACCCGTTCGCCGTGGACTCCTTCTCGCAATTCGCTGCGGGTGTGTCGCTCTCGATCTTCATCTACTGGGGCTGGGACGTCACCCTCACCATGAACGAGGAAACCAAAAACCCAGAGAAAACCCCGGGCCGCGCAGCCACCATCACTGTGCTGGTTATCGTGATCATCTACATGACCGTTGCACTGGCTACCTTGTCCTTCGCAGGCGTTGGCGAGACCGGGTTGGGTGCCGGCAACCCGGAGAACCAGTCCAGCATCTTCGCGGTTTTGGCTGGTCCGGTGATGGGCCCGTTCGCCATCCTTATGTCCTTGGCCATCCTGAGCAGCTCCGCCGCGTCCTTGCAGTCGACATTCGTTTCGCCCGCCCGGACCATGCTGGCCATGGGTCACTACCGCGCTATCTCGCCCAAGTTCGGCAAGATCAGCCCCACGTACAAGTCGCCCAGCTTCGCGACCATCGCCGCTGCGATCGCCGCTGCCGCGTTCTATGTCATCACCCGGACGGTGTCAGAGAACGCATTGTGGGACACCATCACCGCCTTGGGCATGATGATCTGCTTCTACTACGGCATCACTGCGCTGGCTTGCGTCTGGTTCTTCCGGGCATCGGCGTTTAGCGGTGTCCGTCCGTTCTTCTTCAAGTTTCTGGCGCCCCTTGTGGGCGGCGTGATCCTGCTGGTCATGTTCGTGAAGACGGCCATGGACTCGATGGACCCGGAGTACGGCTCGGGCTCATCCGTTGGCGGTGTGGGCCTGGTGTTCGTGCTGGGCATGGGCGTGATCCTGCTCGGCGTTGTGGTCATGCTGGTGATGTACCGGCTGCGTCCCGAGTTCTTCAAGGGCAAAGTTCTGTAG
- a CDS encoding DUF5997 family protein: MTSSNSQSMKPATVAKKLGIYLPATPQEFQDSSISREEFAELQANPPEWLAELRRNGPHPRPVVAHKLNISISGLARGGVEDALTTADIAELLQAPPQWLVTERATHAAVRSEAQRVKDEAAKKAATKEARDNAAAKRDAPKTSKRDHA, encoded by the coding sequence ATGACGTCCTCGAACTCCCAGTCCATGAAGCCGGCAACAGTTGCCAAGAAACTCGGCATCTACCTGCCCGCGACACCCCAGGAGTTCCAGGATTCGTCCATCTCCCGCGAGGAATTCGCCGAACTCCAGGCCAACCCGCCGGAGTGGCTCGCCGAACTGCGCCGCAACGGCCCGCACCCGCGCCCGGTAGTCGCACACAAGCTCAACATCTCCATCAGCGGCCTCGCCCGCGGCGGTGTGGAGGATGCACTCACGACGGCGGACATCGCCGAGCTGCTGCAGGCTCCGCCGCAGTGGCTGGTCACCGAGCGCGCCACGCACGCTGCTGTCCGCTCCGAAGCGCAGCGCGTCAAGGACGAAGCCGCAAAGAAGGCCGCCACCAAGGAAGCACGGGACAACGCGGCCGCCAAGCGCGATGCTCCGAAGACCTCTAAGCGCGATCACGCGTAG
- a CDS encoding sensor histidine kinase has translation MHTTWTYTLGCMVFILVVLDYMLVVLALDPASARFDAVTGLLLIGLVCAVATQIRYCWFLRAGLSGGLPRTAWTMALIIPAVAVWVVGLFSGAHALMWSLPLWLAACLIACLLPHRQRLAVLALALALTLLHPVAYLVLHDQSYAFPEEPGLRMLISYAAMMPLVLLSSLWWWRIVVELDRHRLMAGELAVAQERLRFAADLHDIQGHHLQVIALKSALAERLLTIDVEAARSHIHDSRLIAKQALEETRSLVSGYRGTVLENELENAREVLSAAGARCELTVDPLPENPDVHKALAMAVREATTNILRHSNATLASITLAASADGCRLTVSNNGVTREAVGNQTPGNGLAGLRERIAALGGCLETTIDTEFFELQASVPSIGTAS, from the coding sequence GTGCATACTACTTGGACGTACACCTTGGGCTGCATGGTGTTTATACTCGTGGTCCTCGACTACATGTTGGTGGTTCTTGCGTTGGATCCGGCATCAGCCCGGTTCGACGCCGTCACTGGGCTTCTACTCATTGGCTTGGTTTGCGCAGTAGCCACCCAGATTCGCTACTGCTGGTTCCTGCGGGCAGGCCTCAGCGGAGGCCTGCCGCGTACCGCCTGGACGATGGCCCTGATTATCCCCGCGGTTGCGGTCTGGGTGGTGGGGCTGTTTTCCGGCGCTCATGCCCTGATGTGGAGCCTGCCGCTGTGGCTGGCCGCCTGCTTGATTGCTTGCTTGCTTCCTCACCGCCAACGGCTGGCTGTACTGGCCCTGGCCCTCGCACTCACCCTGTTGCATCCCGTCGCTTACCTCGTCCTGCATGACCAGAGCTACGCCTTCCCGGAAGAGCCCGGTCTTCGCATGCTCATCAGCTACGCAGCAATGATGCCCTTGGTTCTGCTCAGCAGTTTGTGGTGGTGGCGCATTGTTGTGGAACTGGACAGGCACCGGCTCATGGCAGGGGAATTGGCCGTGGCCCAGGAACGGCTGCGCTTTGCCGCCGACCTACATGACATCCAGGGGCACCACCTTCAGGTCATTGCCTTGAAATCCGCACTTGCCGAACGCCTCCTAACCATCGACGTGGAGGCTGCCCGCAGCCACATCCATGACTCACGGCTGATCGCCAAACAGGCACTTGAGGAAACGCGATCCCTGGTATCCGGATACCGCGGCACGGTCCTCGAGAATGAGCTGGAGAACGCCCGCGAAGTTCTTTCGGCCGCAGGGGCGCGTTGCGAACTCACTGTTGATCCCCTGCCCGAAAACCCTGACGTTCACAAGGCGTTGGCCATGGCGGTGCGCGAGGCCACCACCAACATCCTCCGGCACAGCAACGCAACATTGGCTTCCATCACCCTCGCAGCTTCCGCGGATGGCTGCCGCCTCACCGTTAGCAACAATGGGGTCACCAGGGAGGCAGTGGGGAATCAAACACCCGGCAACGGTCTTGCAGGACTGCGTGAACGGATCGCGGCACTGGGCGGCTGCCTCGAAACGACCATTGACACCGAGTTCTTTGAGCTTCAGGCGTCGGTCCCCTCCATAGGAACCGCCTCATGA
- a CDS encoding LamB/YcsF family protein produces MAIIDLNSDVGESFGRWTLGDDAAMFESVSSANVACGFHAGDPSVIRSTCEKAVEAGVVIGAHVGYRDLAGFGRRFMDIDPGELADDVVYQIGALQALAATTGARVQYVKPHGGLYNAIVKHTAQARAVVDAVKSVDPNLPILGLPGSEVLRLAEEAGIRGVSEAFADRAYNPDGTLVSRSQPGAVLHDPSEVAQHVLRMATEQTVRTIDGSILKIRAESICVHGDSPGAVAMATAVKSALGDAGVTVGSFL; encoded by the coding sequence ATGGCAATCATCGATCTGAACAGCGACGTCGGAGAGTCCTTCGGACGCTGGACGCTCGGTGATGACGCGGCCATGTTTGAGTCCGTGTCCAGTGCCAACGTTGCGTGCGGATTCCACGCTGGCGACCCCAGCGTCATCCGCAGCACCTGCGAAAAGGCGGTTGAGGCCGGCGTCGTTATTGGCGCCCATGTTGGCTACCGCGACCTCGCTGGATTTGGCCGCCGCTTCATGGACATCGATCCCGGTGAACTGGCCGATGACGTGGTCTATCAGATCGGTGCGCTTCAAGCACTGGCGGCCACAACGGGAGCCCGTGTCCAGTACGTCAAACCGCACGGCGGCCTCTACAACGCGATTGTGAAGCACACCGCCCAGGCGCGCGCCGTCGTCGATGCTGTGAAATCGGTTGACCCCAACCTTCCGATCCTTGGCCTCCCCGGCTCCGAGGTCCTGCGCCTCGCTGAGGAAGCCGGCATTAGGGGCGTCTCCGAAGCGTTCGCAGACCGTGCCTACAACCCGGACGGCACGCTGGTTTCCCGCTCACAACCGGGCGCCGTTCTCCATGACCCCTCGGAAGTGGCTCAGCACGTCCTGCGTATGGCTACCGAACAGACCGTCAGGACCATTGACGGTTCCATCCTGAAAATCCGCGCAGAGAGCATCTGCGTGCATGGTGACTCACCCGGAGCCGTGGCAATGGCTACCGCAGTGAAGTCCGCTCTGGGCGATGCCGGCGTAACTGTCGGCTCGTTCCTCTAG
- a CDS encoding LysR family substrate-binding domain-containing protein encodes MPDAEESAETTEPLAGLRFAYVAGVTPGKWIRRWEERMPNFPLHSFMSDDDAQVSVLRDGSADLSFVRLPVDREGLNVIPLYEEQPVVVAPKGHEISVFEEVALDDLAEENFLDIDEMGGPDMALQVVASGAGLAILPMSVARHLNVKDTVMRRLTGAPGTQIGLAWLVGTDSAVIEEFIGIVRGRTAQSSRQPSAQQEKPKKAPKPDRRGGGPKKPAVAQRYAPNPDKGRGKGSRKKGKR; translated from the coding sequence GTGCCAGACGCTGAAGAATCCGCCGAAACAACCGAACCCCTAGCCGGTCTCCGCTTCGCCTATGTTGCAGGTGTGACGCCTGGTAAATGGATCCGGCGTTGGGAAGAGCGGATGCCCAACTTCCCGTTGCACTCGTTCATGTCCGACGACGACGCTCAAGTTTCGGTGTTGCGTGACGGTTCGGCCGACCTGAGTTTTGTTCGGCTTCCCGTGGACCGCGAAGGCCTGAACGTCATCCCCCTGTATGAAGAGCAGCCCGTGGTGGTGGCTCCCAAAGGGCACGAGATCTCGGTGTTTGAGGAAGTCGCGCTGGACGACCTCGCCGAGGAGAACTTCCTCGACATCGACGAAATGGGTGGCCCGGACATGGCCCTCCAAGTGGTTGCATCCGGTGCTGGGCTGGCGATCCTGCCCATGTCCGTTGCGCGTCACCTGAACGTGAAAGACACTGTCATGCGCCGCCTGACCGGTGCTCCTGGCACCCAGATCGGCCTGGCTTGGCTTGTTGGAACCGACAGTGCGGTGATCGAAGAATTCATAGGGATCGTGCGTGGGCGGACGGCTCAGAGTTCACGCCAGCCCTCAGCGCAGCAGGAGAAGCCCAAGAAGGCGCCCAAGCCCGATCGTCGTGGCGGCGGCCCCAAGAAGCCCGCAGTCGCGCAGCGTTACGCCCCGAATCCGGACAAGGGCCGCGGCAAGGGTTCACGCAAGAAGGGCAAACGCTGA
- a CDS encoding flavin monoamine oxidase family protein, with protein MQNLDRDVVIVGAGPSGLTAARELKKAGLSVAVLEARDRVGGRTWTDTIDGAMLEIGGQWVSPDQTVLMELLDELGLKMYSRYRDGESVYIGADGTRTQYTGDTFPVNETTKAEMDKLVAILDELAAEIGPTEPWAHPKARELDTISFHHWLRQNSSDEEACNNIGLFIAGGMLTKPAHAFSALQAVLMAASAGSFSHLTDEDFILDKRVIGGMQQVSLLQAAELGDDVVLNSPVRTIKWDEGNVTVVSEQATVNARFVIMAVPPNLYSRVSFDPPLPRRQHQMHQHQSLGLVIKVHAVYDTPFWREEGLSGTGFSAGALVQEVYDNTNHGDSRGTLVGFVSDEKADAVFELSAEDRKKAILESIAGFLGDKALTPEVYYESDWGSEEWTRGAYASSYDLGGLHRYGKDQHANVGPIYWSSSDLAAEGYQHVDGAVRMGQATAARIVEANKLTAVPVA; from the coding sequence ATGCAGAATCTTGATCGCGACGTTGTGATCGTCGGTGCCGGGCCGTCAGGGTTGACGGCGGCACGCGAATTGAAGAAGGCCGGACTCAGCGTTGCAGTGCTCGAGGCACGCGACCGCGTGGGTGGCCGCACCTGGACCGACACCATCGACGGCGCCATGCTGGAGATCGGCGGCCAGTGGGTTTCACCGGACCAGACAGTCCTCATGGAGCTGCTGGACGAGCTCGGGCTGAAAATGTACTCGCGCTACCGCGACGGCGAGTCCGTCTACATCGGCGCTGACGGCACGCGCACTCAGTACACCGGCGACACGTTCCCGGTGAACGAAACCACCAAAGCCGAGATGGACAAGCTCGTAGCCATCCTGGACGAACTTGCTGCCGAGATCGGCCCCACCGAGCCTTGGGCCCACCCCAAAGCACGCGAGTTGGACACCATCTCCTTCCACCACTGGCTCCGCCAGAACTCCAGTGACGAGGAAGCCTGCAACAACATCGGCCTCTTCATCGCCGGTGGCATGCTCACCAAGCCCGCCCACGCGTTCTCCGCACTGCAGGCCGTCCTCATGGCCGCTTCCGCTGGATCCTTCAGCCACTTGACCGACGAAGACTTCATCCTGGACAAGCGCGTCATCGGCGGCATGCAGCAGGTTTCGTTGCTGCAGGCAGCCGAGCTGGGCGACGACGTCGTACTTAACAGCCCGGTCCGCACCATCAAGTGGGACGAGGGCAACGTGACTGTCGTGTCCGAGCAGGCAACCGTCAACGCCCGCTTCGTGATCATGGCCGTGCCGCCCAACCTGTACTCCCGCGTCTCGTTCGACCCCCCGCTGCCGCGCCGCCAGCACCAGATGCACCAGCACCAGTCCCTGGGCCTGGTCATTAAGGTTCACGCCGTCTACGACACCCCGTTCTGGCGCGAAGAAGGACTCTCCGGCACGGGCTTCAGCGCCGGCGCGCTGGTCCAGGAGGTCTACGACAACACCAACCACGGTGATTCACGCGGCACCTTGGTGGGCTTCGTCTCCGACGAAAAGGCAGACGCCGTCTTCGAGCTCAGTGCCGAAGACCGCAAGAAGGCCATCCTGGAGTCAATCGCCGGATTCCTGGGCGACAAGGCCCTCACGCCCGAGGTCTACTACGAGTCCGACTGGGGCTCCGAGGAATGGACCCGAGGCGCATACGCTTCCAGCTACGACCTCGGCGGCCTGCACCGCTACGGCAAGGATCAGCACGCGAATGTGGGTCCGATCTACTGGTCCTCGTCCGACCTCGCAGCCGAGGGCTACCAGCACGTGGATGGCGCGGTCCGCATGGGCCAGGCAACCGCCGCCCGCATTGTTGAGGCCAACAAGCTGACTGCTGTACCCGTCGCCTAA
- a CDS encoding VOC family protein — protein sequence MRLKMCSIHVKDPAAAHVFYTETLGFETLMAMPEYNLFIIKDPGADNSTSPGLLLEPSDNPIASNYMNALHESGLAAITFGVPDVQAEYERLLAVGVKFQGEPSEDPSGVSAVFDDGCGNFIQLHQD from the coding sequence ATGAGACTGAAAATGTGCAGCATCCACGTCAAGGACCCCGCAGCGGCCCATGTTTTCTACACCGAGACGCTCGGCTTCGAGACCTTGATGGCCATGCCCGAGTACAACTTGTTCATCATCAAGGATCCCGGCGCGGACAACAGCACTTCGCCCGGGCTTCTGTTGGAGCCCAGCGACAACCCCATCGCGTCCAACTACATGAATGCCCTGCATGAGTCCGGCCTGGCTGCCATTACCTTCGGTGTCCCCGACGTCCAGGCGGAATATGAGCGATTGCTCGCAGTCGGTGTGAAGTTCCAAGGCGAACCCTCAGAGGATCCCTCCGGCGTCAGCGCAGTTTTCGACGACGGCTGCGGCAACTTCATCCAACTCCACCAGGACTAG